From the genome of Sinanaerobacter sp. ZZT-01:
AAAGATAACAGAATAAATCCAAAATTTATCATTAGAATTTTTCATCTTTTTCCGTTGAAATGTCAGCAGAATTAGATTTAAATGCAATATTTTTTAGTTTAGACAGGTATCTATATACACTGGCGGAAGAGCAGTGTAAATCGTCAGCAACCTTTTGAACGGATCCTTTTATAAGAAAAATACCGTTTTTTTCTAGAGAAGAAATGATAGATATGCGTTCATCAGTTGTAAGCCTTGCTGCACTTACGTTGAGTGTTGCAAGTTCATTTGAAATCGCTTCAGCGATCACAGCATTTTTAGAATTCGGAAAGCTTTCAGATGATATTTTTTTGATGTTGCTGGAAGATGCTACCTGTTGACCGTCATATTGAAAACTGGTTCCAATAAAAGTATCCGGATGACAAACTCGCATAAGTTCCTCGCTGATTATCTGATATCGGCTGTCATCAAAATTAATACATAGAAGGCCAATCAACTTTCCCTTATGTTTGATAAACATACTTGAAGAGCGAAGTGCCTTACCATTTGCAGCGACCCCTTTGTAGTTAGAGCAAAAGTTATTTTTCTCGTAAACTTTATCTTTTATCATTTGTAAAGCCATATTTGTAAGCGGAGCACCTATATCGCGTCCACTTATATTACTGTTTGCGATTGCTATTATAGATTGCTTTCTATTAGTCAAGTCATGTAGAGCCACTTCATAATCAGGTCCTAAAGTGTTCCCTAAAAATTCAGTTAGCTTAATATATGGAGCTAATAAAGAATTTGTCATAAAAGCACCTCCAATTTGCCCAAAACTACATTCTACAATAATAAAACGAAAATCTGGAATATATGTCAAAGCGACAATATATTATTATAGAGATAATATATTATTAAAGAGATAAATTATTTCTACAAAGATAAATTATTTCTATAGAAAGGAGGAAAAATGCAGGGAATTGTAAATACAGATAAGGCACCAGCAGCAATCGGTCCTTATTCACAGGGAATTATTACTGGAAATCTGATCCTTTTATCGGGACAGTTGCCACTCAATCCGGAAACCGGAACATTCCCAGAAGGGATCGCAAAGCAAACAAAACAATCACTTGAGAACGTTAAGGCCATTCTTGAAAAAGCCGGCTCTTCTATGGAAGCTGTAATTAAGACTACAGTATTCCTAAGTGACATGAACAACTTTGCAGCTATGAATGAGGTATATGCTACTTTCTTTAAAGATGGTAGCTATCCATCAAGATCTGCAATTGAGGTAGCAAGACTACCTAAGGATGCATTAGTTGAAATCGAAGCGATTGCAGAAAAATAAGAGCTTGCCAAACAAGCATAACGAACCAAAAAAGATACTGTCCGCTAGTCACTCTATAGCGATGACCGGAGTATCCTCTATCATGAAGGCGCAAGACGCTATATTAGGAGGAAACATAAATGAAAGAGTATCCATTAAAAACAGCAACACCTAGTTCATTCGCATATGTTAAAAAAAACATTCCACAAGTAACGGTTGAGCAGAGAGAAAAAGCTCTCGCAGCAACACATTATAACGAGTTTGCATTCCCAGCTGGTATGCTTACAGTTGATATGCTTTCTGATTCAGGTACAACTGCTATGACCGATGTACAGTGGGCAGCTATGTTCCTTGGTGATGAGTCTTACGGACGTAATAAAGGTTACTATGTACTTCTCGATACATTAAGAGATGTATTTGAGCGTGGAGATGATCAGAAAAAGATTATAGATCTTGTTCGCACAGACTGCCAAGATATAAATAAGATGATGGATGAGATGTATCTCTGTGAATATCAGGGCGGTCTTTTTAACGGTGGTGCAGCTCAGATGGAGAGACCTAACACATTTATCCTTCAGCAGGGACGTGCAGCAGAGTCAGTTCTTATGGAAATCGTTAAGAAAATCCTGAATACTCGCCATCCTGGAAAAGTATTCACGATTCCTTCAAACGGACATTTTGATACAACAGAAGGTAACATCAAACAAATGGGTTCCATTCCTCGTAACCTTTACAACAAAGAATTACTCTTTGAAGTACCAGAAGGTGGATCATACGAAAAGAACCCGTTTAAGGGTAATATGGATCTTGATAAGTTAGAGGAGCTCATTACAGCAGTTGGTCCTGAGAACGTTCCCCTTGTTTTCACATGCATTACAAACAATCCTGTATGTGGTCAGCCAGTCTCTATGGCCAACCTTCGTGCGGTTAGTGCGATAGCGCATAAGTATGGTATTCCTTACATACTGGATGCAGCTCGTTGGGCAGAAAATGCATATTTTATCAAAATGAATGAAGAGGGGTATGCAGATAAGTCTATCTCTGTTATTGCAAAAGAAATGTTTTCTTACTGCGATGGCTTCTGTGCATCTCTTAAAAAGGACGGACATTCTAACATGGGCGGCATCCTTGCATTTCGTGATAAAGGCCTATTCTGGAAAAATTTCTCGGATTTCAACGAAAACGGATCCGTTAAAACAGATGTTGGCGTACTTCTGAAAGTGAAGCAGATCTCTTGCTACGGGAATGATTCTTACGGGGGCATGTCCGGAAGAGATATTATGGCACTTGCAGTTGGTCTTTATGAGTGCTGCAATGTGAATTACCTCAAGGAAAGGGTAGAGCAGTGCGAATATCTTGCACAAGGCTTCTACAAAGCTGGAGTTAAGGGGGTTGTACTTCCTGCTGGCGGACATGGCGCATATATCAATATGGACGAATTCTTCGATGGTAAACGTGATCATGAATCATTTGCGGGAGAGGGCTTCTCACTTGAGCTTATCAGAAGATACGGAATCAGAGTTTCTGAGCTTGGTGATTACTCCATGGAGTATGATCTTAAGACACCGGAACAGCAGGCTGAAGTTTGTAACGTAGTTCGTTTCGCGATAAACCGCAGTCAGTTTAGTCAGGAACATCTGGATTATGTTATAGCAGCTGTTAAGGCTCTTTATGAGGACAGAGAGAATATTCCTAATATGAAAATTACCTTAGGTCATAAGCTTCCTATGCGTCACTTCCATGCATTTCTTGAGCCATATGCGAATAAATAAGAAAGGTTATTTATTATTGGGAGCTTTTAATATATAGTATAGCTAATGCGCAAAATCATCGGGCAACTATGATGGTGTCCGCAAAGAATATGTATATATTTTTTTGTTGGACACCATCATTTTATTTTTAGGAGGCAAATATGAGCGAAACAACACAACGTGATGGATTTAAAAGTAAATGGGGATTTGTCTTAGCGTGTATTGGTTCAGCAGTAGGTATGGGTAATATATGGCGTTTTCCATATATGGTTTCAGCATGGGGAGGCATGACATTCTTGCTTCCGTACTTCTTATTTGTAATTTTGATTGCTTCTACCGGTGTTATCGAAGAGATGGCACTTGGACGTGCAGCGGGCGCAGGTCCAATAGGAGCATTTGGAAAATGCACTCAGATTCATAACGGCA
Proteins encoded in this window:
- a CDS encoding RidA family protein; amino-acid sequence: MQGIVNTDKAPAAIGPYSQGIITGNLILLSGQLPLNPETGTFPEGIAKQTKQSLENVKAILEKAGSSMEAVIKTTVFLSDMNNFAAMNEVYATFFKDGSYPSRSAIEVARLPKDALVEIEAIAEK
- a CDS encoding helix-turn-helix transcriptional regulator; the protein is MTNSLLAPYIKLTEFLGNTLGPDYEVALHDLTNRKQSIIAIANSNISGRDIGAPLTNMALQMIKDKVYEKNNFCSNYKGVAANGKALRSSSMFIKHKGKLIGLLCINFDDSRYQIISEELMRVCHPDTFIGTSFQYDGQQVASSSNIKKISSESFPNSKNAVIAEAISNELATLNVSAARLTTDERISIISSLEKNGIFLIKGSVQKVADDLHCSSASVYRYLSKLKNIAFKSNSADISTEKDEKF
- a CDS encoding tryptophanase; its protein translation is MKEYPLKTATPSSFAYVKKNIPQVTVEQREKALAATHYNEFAFPAGMLTVDMLSDSGTTAMTDVQWAAMFLGDESYGRNKGYYVLLDTLRDVFERGDDQKKIIDLVRTDCQDINKMMDEMYLCEYQGGLFNGGAAQMERPNTFILQQGRAAESVLMEIVKKILNTRHPGKVFTIPSNGHFDTTEGNIKQMGSIPRNLYNKELLFEVPEGGSYEKNPFKGNMDLDKLEELITAVGPENVPLVFTCITNNPVCGQPVSMANLRAVSAIAHKYGIPYILDAARWAENAYFIKMNEEGYADKSISVIAKEMFSYCDGFCASLKKDGHSNMGGILAFRDKGLFWKNFSDFNENGSVKTDVGVLLKVKQISCYGNDSYGGMSGRDIMALAVGLYECCNVNYLKERVEQCEYLAQGFYKAGVKGVVLPAGGHGAYINMDEFFDGKRDHESFAGEGFSLELIRRYGIRVSELGDYSMEYDLKTPEQQAEVCNVVRFAINRSQFSQEHLDYVIAAVKALYEDRENIPNMKITLGHKLPMRHFHAFLEPYANK